From one Candidatus Amarolinea dominans genomic stretch:
- a CDS encoding NHL repeat-containing protein: MSRSAYIDKDGNIYLADTWNKRVQVFSKDFKYLRQWPVEGWPSQSVVNKPYLAVADTANGRRVYVTDPEYYRVLIFDDQGKFIALFGQYGNQANEMTLPTGIAVDAQGQLFVADPDSHRVILFPAVN; the protein is encoded by the coding sequence ATGAGCCGGTCGGCCTACATTGACAAGGACGGCAACATCTACCTGGCCGACACCTGGAACAAACGGGTGCAGGTCTTCAGTAAGGATTTCAAGTATCTGCGCCAGTGGCCGGTGGAGGGATGGCCCAGCCAGTCTGTGGTCAACAAGCCGTACCTGGCCGTGGCCGACACAGCCAACGGTCGCCGCGTCTACGTGACCGATCCTGAATACTACCGGGTACTCATCTTCGATGACCAGGGCAAGTTCATTGCGCTCTTTGGCCAATATGGCAATCAGGCCAATGAGATGACCCTGCCCACCGGCATCGCCGTGGATGCCCAGGGACAGTTGTTCGTGGCCGACCCCGATTCGCACCGGGTGATACTCTTTCCGGCCGTGAACTGA